The following are encoded together in the Acidobacteriota bacterium genome:
- a CDS encoding TIM barrel protein: MPENRDRTTTAEMKQRYGEITMLEFPQFVKDRFPGVRKMDIFSGLFGDVTDDSMFITAAQGGGGGAGFDPMSASGRKWLDQMANTLVKTGTKVQHISNNAPFALADFGSPEADARRKAGVAMAKRWLEGCAVLGVVSMRMNSPQALGPSIRPNAIPRSADGYPRNLDLVPLLDAAIESYREMADFGGDRGIKVTFENHWGLAADPMNLRIMVDTINHPYCDVTPDFCNWEHEYMLFNGLKALVPYSTSNVHAKYWDRWGDKNDVQRGVRIMLAGGFKGTFALEYEAGPLNGVEGATYLYKEVLAALTTPTPVR; this comes from the coding sequence GTGCCGGAGAATCGCGATCGCACGACAACCGCCGAGATGAAGCAACGGTACGGCGAGATCACGATGCTCGAATTCCCGCAGTTCGTGAAGGACCGGTTTCCTGGTGTGCGGAAGATGGATATCTTCTCGGGCCTGTTCGGCGATGTGACGGACGACAGTATGTTCATCACGGCCGCACAAGGCGGGGGTGGCGGCGCCGGCTTCGATCCCATGAGCGCATCGGGCCGCAAGTGGCTGGACCAGATGGCCAACACGCTCGTGAAGACGGGTACGAAGGTGCAGCACATTTCGAATAACGCGCCGTTTGCACTCGCCGACTTCGGGTCGCCTGAAGCCGACGCGCGTCGCAAGGCCGGCGTGGCGATGGCCAAGCGCTGGCTCGAGGGCTGCGCCGTGCTTGGCGTGGTCTCGATGCGGATGAACTCACCGCAGGCGCTGGGCCCGTCCATTCGCCCGAATGCCATCCCCCGGAGTGCCGACGGGTATCCGCGCAACCTCGATCTTGTGCCGTTGCTGGACGCAGCGATCGAGTCCTACAGGGAGATGGCCGACTTCGGGGGTGACCGCGGCATCAAGGTCACGTTTGAAAATCACTGGGGCCTTGCGGCCGACCCGATGAATCTGCGGATCATGGTCGACACGATCAACCATCCCTACTGCGACGTCACGCCGGACTTCTGCAACTGGGAGCACGAGTACATGCTCTTCAACGGCCTTAAGGCTCTGGTGCCGTACTCCACCTCCAACGTGCACGCGAAGTATTGGGACCGGTGGGGCGACAAAAACGACGTGCAGCGCGGCGTGCGCATCATGCTGGCGGGCGGCTTCAAGGGTACGTTTGCGCTGGAGTACGAAGCCGGCCCACTCAACGGCGTCGAGGGCGCAACGTATCTCTACAAGGAAGTGCTCGCCGCGCTCACGACGCCCACGCCGGTACGCTGA
- a CDS encoding transporter substrate-binding domain-containing protein: MKRRLVTPIATIASIAALVLTVTACSSSSTPVQPAALESVKISGHPEWPPIMFRSGAVIDGAGAALAGRIFADLDLRTTFPYSGTWDEVQAKARSGEVDVLVAAYKTTDRLTYMLYSDPYTTDPVALFVAKGKPFPFDTWNVLVGKKGVAMIGDSYGQQFDDFAAASLQLIRATTAAQAFNLVATGQADYFIYSLYAGNDQLKKTGETSKFESLPKFVAEEPFYITISKKSPFVIYLDQINKAIAKYKADGTVNALIAQYSNR, encoded by the coding sequence ATGAAACGCAGACTTGTCACTCCCATCGCGACGATCGCGTCGATCGCCGCCCTCGTCCTGACCGTCACCGCCTGCAGCAGCTCGTCCACGCCGGTGCAGCCTGCGGCGCTTGAATCCGTCAAGATCTCCGGGCACCCGGAATGGCCGCCCATCATGTTTCGCAGCGGTGCGGTGATTGATGGCGCCGGTGCGGCGCTGGCCGGCAGGATCTTCGCCGACCTCGATCTCAGGACGACGTTTCCCTATTCGGGCACCTGGGATGAAGTGCAGGCCAAGGCCAGGTCCGGGGAAGTGGATGTGCTCGTCGCGGCCTACAAGACGACCGACCGCCTCACCTACATGCTCTATTCCGATCCCTACACCACCGACCCCGTGGCGTTGTTTGTCGCCAAGGGCAAGCCGTTCCCGTTTGACACGTGGAATGTGCTGGTCGGCAAAAAGGGCGTGGCGATGATTGGCGACAGTTACGGGCAGCAATTCGACGACTTCGCCGCGGCCAGCCTGCAATTGATCCGCGCCACCACGGCCGCGCAGGCGTTCAACCTCGTCGCGACCGGTCAGGCCGACTACTTCATCTACTCCCTGTATGCGGGGAATGACCAGCTGAAGAAGACCGGCGAAACTTCGAAGTTCGAGAGTCTGCCGAAGTTCGTCGCCGAAGAACCGTTTTACATCACGATCTCGAAGAAATCGCCGTTTGTGATCTATCTCGATCAGATCAACAAGGCCATCGCGAAGTACAAGGCCGACGGCACAGTGAACGCGCTGATCGCGCAGTACTCAAACCGCTGA